From a region of the Candidatus Zixiibacteriota bacterium genome:
- a CDS encoding nickel-dependent hydrogenase large subunit, giving the protein MKGSRTIKVDYLARVEGEGALYVKVKDGKISDLKFRIFEPPRFFEAFLRGRDFREAPDITARICGICPIAYQMSSINAMEAICGVSV; this is encoded by the coding sequence ATGAAAGGTAGCCGCACGATCAAGGTTGACTATCTGGCCCGAGTCGAGGGCGAGGGCGCGCTCTACGTGAAGGTCAAGGACGGCAAAATCAGCGATCTCAAGTTCAGGATTTTCGAGCCGCCGCGTTTCTTCGAGGCGTTCCTGCGCGGGCGCGATTTCCGCGAAGCTCCGGACATCACGGCGCGCATCTGCGGGATCTGCCCGATCGCCTACCAGATGAGCTCGATCAACGCGATGGAGGCGATCTGCGGGGTGAGCGT
- a CDS encoding oxidoreductase — translation MATKIKPKLAVWKFASCDGCQLSLLDCEDELLDVVGEIDIANFPEASRAVVKGPYDLSLVEGSITTAHDAERIHKVRRASKVLVTIGACATAGGIQALRNFADVKAFTSIVYASPQYIETLTTSTPISNHVAVDFELRGCPINKLQLVEVISAFLTGRKPVTPPHAVCVECKLRGTPCVMVAHGTPCLGPVTHAGCNAICPSYNRGCYGCFGPKETPNTESLASQWQKLGSDDPGIVRAFRGFNAYAEPFRKESEIHER, via the coding sequence ATGGCCACGAAAATCAAACCGAAACTGGCTGTCTGGAAGTTCGCCTCGTGCGATGGTTGTCAATTGAGTCTGCTCGATTGTGAGGATGAACTGCTGGACGTCGTCGGCGAAATCGATATCGCCAATTTTCCCGAAGCCTCCCGCGCGGTCGTCAAGGGACCGTACGACTTGTCGTTGGTGGAGGGTTCGATCACCACGGCGCACGACGCCGAGCGGATTCACAAGGTCCGGCGCGCTTCGAAGGTTCTGGTCACAATCGGCGCCTGCGCCACGGCCGGCGGCATCCAGGCGTTGCGCAACTTCGCCGATGTCAAAGCGTTCACTTCGATTGTCTACGCCTCGCCGCAGTACATCGAAACGCTGACGACCTCGACGCCGATCAGCAACCATGTTGCCGTCGATTTCGAGCTGCGCGGCTGCCCGATCAACAAGCTGCAACTGGTCGAAGTGATCAGCGCGTTTCTGACCGGCCGCAAGCCGGTGACGCCGCCGCATGCGGTTTGTGTCGAGTGCAAGCTGCGCGGCACCCCCTGCGTCATGGTAGCGCACGGCACGCCCTGTCTGGGGCCCGTGACCCACGCCGGCTGCAATGCCATCTGCCCGTCGTACAACCGCGGCTGTTATGGCTGCTTCGGACCGAAAGAAACTCCCAACACCGAATCGCTCGCGAGTCAATGGCAAAAGCTCGGCAGCGACGATCCCGGCATCGTCCGCGCCTTCCGCGGATTCAATGCCTATGCCGAGCCGTTCCGGAAAGAGAGTGAGATCCATGAAAGGTAG
- a CDS encoding FAD/NAD(P)-binding protein, which yields MIAGPMVPTLARVDRVRRETHDTFTLELHPASSKGKHCFAAGQFNMLYMHGVGEVAISISGDPTNPKPLIHTTRAVGTVTKAMAKLQTGDVIGLRGPFGNSWPVERAAGDDIVLVAGGIGLAPLRPVIYQVLAERHRYGKVILLYGTRTPADILFRKELETWRSRLDVEVHVTVDRSSAAWRGNVGVVTLLISKAGFDPLNTTAMVCGPEIMMRYVALEMQKRGVPMSSVYVSMERNMKCGIGLCGHCQMGHSFICKDGPVYAYDQIRELLYKREI from the coding sequence ATGATTGCCGGCCCGATGGTCCCGACGCTGGCACGGGTCGACCGGGTACGGCGCGAGACGCACGACACCTTTACGCTGGAGCTGCATCCAGCGTCGAGCAAAGGTAAGCATTGTTTCGCCGCCGGGCAGTTCAATATGCTTTACATGCACGGCGTCGGCGAGGTGGCGATCTCCATCTCCGGCGACCCCACCAATCCCAAGCCGCTGATCCACACGACGCGCGCGGTCGGCACGGTGACCAAGGCGATGGCCAAGTTGCAGACCGGCGACGTCATCGGACTGCGCGGGCCGTTCGGTAATTCCTGGCCGGTCGAGCGCGCCGCCGGCGACGACATCGTTCTGGTGGCGGGCGGCATCGGCCTGGCGCCCTTGCGCCCCGTGATCTACCAGGTGCTGGCCGAGCGCCATCGCTACGGCAAAGTGATCCTGCTTTACGGTACGCGCACGCCCGCCGATATTCTCTTCCGCAAGGAACTCGAAACCTGGCGATCGCGCCTGGATGTCGAGGTGCACGTCACGGTTGACCGCAGCTCTGCCGCTTGGCGCGGCAATGTCGGCGTCGTCACGCTGTTGATCTCCAAGGCCGGCTTCGATCCGCTCAACACGACCGCGATGGTGTGCGGGCCGGAGATCATGATGCGTTACGTCGCGCTGGAAATGCAGAAGCGCGGCGTACCGATGAGCAGCGTCTACGTCTCGATGGAACGCAACATGAAATGCGGGATCGGTCTGTGCGGCCACTGCCAGATGGGGCACAGCTTCATCTGCAAGGACGGCCCGGTGTATGCCTACGACCAGATCCGCGAACTCCTCTACAAGCGGGAGATTTAG
- a CDS encoding cyclic nucleotide-binding domain-containing protein: protein METLEPILTAHPFIRGLRPDHVQLMVGCSRNVKFEGGQFIFREGQEANEFYILRHGQVNLEIHGPKRHVVTIHTVREGDVLGWSWLFPPYLWHFDARAMELTRAIALDAKCLRAKCEEDPVLGYELAKRLAHVIEHRLQGATLQLLDLYSSNF from the coding sequence ATGGAGACGCTTGAACCGATTCTGACCGCGCACCCGTTCATCCGGGGTTTGAGGCCGGATCATGTGCAGTTGATGGTCGGCTGTTCGCGCAACGTGAAGTTCGAGGGCGGTCAATTCATCTTCCGCGAGGGGCAAGAGGCCAACGAGTTTTACATCCTGCGCCACGGACAGGTGAATCTGGAGATTCACGGGCCGAAGCGGCACGTGGTGACGATTCACACGGTGCGGGAAGGCGACGTGCTCGGCTGGTCGTGGCTGTTTCCGCCCTACTTGTGGCATTTTGATGCCCGGGCGATGGAACTGACCCGGGCGATCGCGCTCGATGCCAAGTGCCTGCGCGCCAAGTGCGAAGAAGATCCCGTGCTCGGCTACGAACTGGCCAAGCGGTTGGCGCACGTCATCGAACACCGCCTGCAGGGTGCGACTCTGCAGTTGCTCGATCTGTACAGCAGCAATTTCTGA